In Schlegelella aquatica, one DNA window encodes the following:
- a CDS encoding acyloxyacyl hydrolase, with amino-acid sequence MGLYCAWRWFVHASVRARWIAAAVLIALLASAIPAPAQAQTWQPRMWFFQGGWAEQHTRTWTVGVLWPWRSSWLWAGGAWSGYWEAALGRWSTDGTDGRDRAWVTQFGVTPVFRYQKDRSPWFFEAGVGVTFIAPIYRNPRKRFSTTFNFNEQLAVGRHFGGQGEHQLSLRVQHVSNGGIRHPNPGEDFIQLRYTRAF; translated from the coding sequence ATGGGGCTGTATTGCGCCTGGCGATGGTTCGTCCATGCCTCGGTGCGAGCAAGGTGGATCGCGGCGGCGGTGCTGATCGCCCTGCTGGCGAGCGCCATCCCCGCGCCGGCCCAGGCGCAGACTTGGCAGCCGCGCATGTGGTTCTTTCAAGGTGGGTGGGCGGAGCAGCATACGCGCACCTGGACGGTGGGCGTCCTTTGGCCCTGGCGGTCATCGTGGCTTTGGGCCGGCGGCGCGTGGTCCGGATACTGGGAGGCCGCGCTCGGCCGCTGGAGCACCGACGGCACGGACGGGCGAGACCGCGCGTGGGTCACGCAGTTCGGCGTCACGCCGGTGTTCCGCTATCAGAAGGACCGCTCGCCGTGGTTCTTCGAGGCCGGCGTGGGCGTCACCTTCATCGCGCCCATCTACCGCAATCCCCGCAAGCGGTTCAGTACCACCTTCAACTTCAACGAGCAGCTGGCCGTGGGCCGCCATTTCGGAGGGCAGGGCGAGCATCAGCTCTCGCTGCGCGTGCAGCACGTCTCCAATGGCGGCATCCGGCATCCCAACCCCGGGGAGGACTTCATTCAGTTGCGCTACACCCGGGCTTTTTGA
- the hrpA gene encoding ATP-dependent RNA helicase HrpA, whose translation MNERVRPSRPPRRPGAAQAHPVPPITFPESLPVSAKREEIARAIAEHQVVIVCGETGSGKTTQLPKIALAMGRGLGAGGAGLIGHTQPRRIAAASVAKRIAQELGTPVGEHVGYKVRFQDRLSPGASVKLMTDGILLAETQTDPLLRAYDTLIIDEAHERSLNIDFLLGYIKQILPRRPDLKVIVTSATIDAERFAEHFASRRGPAPVIMVSGRLYPVELRWRPFEWDAAARPAGQAPGASAKAGRSDDYDLNDAIADAVDELWREGPGDVLVFLPGEREIREAAEHLRKHHPPGVEILPLFARLSQQEQDRVFEPGAAPRIVLATNVAETSLTVPGIRYVVDSGLARVKRYSYRNKVEQLQVEPISQAAANQRAGRCGRVANGICIRLYDEQDFASRPRFTDPEILRSSLAGVILRMKSLGLGAVEDFPFLEPPPRRAIADGYQLLAELNAVDENNELTPIGRELAKLPLDPRVGRMILEARERQSLAEVLIIAAALSGQDVRDRPMEQAQAADEKHRKFDDEKSEFMGYLKLWKWLEESRGGAPRGADVAPGAREQAPKLSNRKYEQLLREHFISPRRVREWRDIHSQLHTVVAEHGWRLNTTPATYEQIHLAMLAGLLGNVGVKSDEDEWYLGARGIKFWRHPGVHLSKKPGRWIVAAELVETTRLYARGIAAIEAQWIPWVAGHLLKKQLLEPHWEKRPAEVVALERATLYGLVVYNNRRVSYGKVDPAAAREIFIREALVHGEWETKLPFLAHNQNLVRQVEELEHKSRRQDVLVDEELIYAFYDQQVPADVHSGHGFERWYREESRRQPKLLMLTKEELMRHEAAGITTAAFPKTIRLGGVDCSATYLHDPGDPKDGVTVTVPIYALNQVSEERCEWLVPGMLKDKVLALLKSLPQKPRARLVPLPEFADAFLSSVPFGQGSLIEALLKAVRERSQLDVKRADFKLETLSPHLFMNFRVVDEHGRQLGMGRQLATLKAELGGQARSAFQALAALKVAGLKPAADVPEAAPAAKRPASPPSSSSKAGGTSVPAGAAEAAGAAVARAPAAGATSARHTAWTFGELPELMEIGRMVGFPAVVDKGTHVEIEVFDEPEVAAARHRAGLRRLVALQIREPLKYLEKNLPDLQKMAVAYMGLGTAEELRDQIIEVAMDRAFLQEPLPHDEASFKARVDEGRTRLNLIAQEVARLAGAILAEYQAAARKLKDARPPKEVADDVAAQLQRLMPKRFLAGAPYAQLQHYPRYLKAVQMRLDKLRSDPARDAQRMAELRPLEQRYLRRLAELKGQHDSRLEEFRWLLEELRVSLFAQELRTPQPVSAKRLEKVWAQIST comes from the coding sequence ATGAACGAGCGCGTGCGGCCTTCGCGGCCGCCCCGGCGGCCTGGTGCGGCGCAGGCCCATCCCGTCCCCCCCATCACCTTCCCCGAGTCGCTGCCGGTGTCGGCCAAGCGAGAGGAGATCGCACGGGCGATTGCCGAACACCAGGTGGTCATCGTCTGCGGCGAGACGGGCTCGGGCAAGACCACCCAGCTGCCGAAGATCGCGCTGGCGATGGGGCGGGGGCTGGGCGCGGGCGGTGCGGGCCTCATCGGCCACACGCAGCCCCGGCGCATCGCTGCCGCGAGCGTGGCCAAGCGCATCGCGCAGGAGCTGGGCACGCCTGTGGGCGAGCATGTGGGCTACAAGGTGCGCTTCCAGGACCGGCTCTCGCCGGGCGCCTCGGTCAAGCTGATGACCGACGGCATCTTGCTCGCGGAAACGCAGACCGATCCGCTGCTGCGAGCCTACGACACGCTCATCATCGACGAGGCTCACGAGCGCAGCCTGAACATCGACTTCCTGCTCGGCTACATCAAGCAGATCCTGCCGCGGCGCCCGGACTTGAAGGTGATCGTGACCTCGGCCACGATCGACGCCGAGCGGTTTGCCGAGCACTTCGCGAGCCGGCGCGGGCCGGCGCCGGTGATCATGGTGTCAGGGCGGCTCTATCCGGTCGAGCTGCGCTGGCGGCCGTTCGAGTGGGACGCTGCGGCCCGCCCCGCGGGGCAGGCGCCCGGCGCCTCGGCCAAGGCCGGCCGCTCGGACGACTACGACCTGAACGACGCCATCGCCGACGCCGTGGACGAGCTCTGGCGCGAAGGTCCGGGAGACGTCCTGGTGTTCCTGCCCGGCGAGCGTGAGATCCGCGAGGCCGCGGAGCATCTGCGCAAGCACCATCCGCCGGGGGTGGAGATCCTGCCGCTGTTCGCGCGCCTCAGCCAACAGGAGCAGGACCGGGTGTTCGAGCCGGGTGCCGCGCCGCGCATCGTGCTGGCGACGAACGTGGCCGAGACCTCGCTGACCGTGCCCGGCATCCGGTACGTGGTGGACTCGGGCCTCGCACGCGTCAAGCGCTACAGCTACCGCAACAAGGTCGAGCAGCTGCAGGTCGAGCCGATCAGCCAGGCGGCGGCCAACCAGCGTGCCGGCCGCTGCGGGCGCGTGGCCAACGGCATCTGCATCCGGCTCTACGACGAGCAGGACTTCGCCTCCCGGCCCCGCTTCACCGATCCGGAGATCCTGCGCTCGTCGCTGGCGGGCGTGATCCTGCGCATGAAATCGCTCGGCCTGGGCGCGGTGGAGGACTTCCCCTTCCTCGAGCCGCCGCCCCGGCGTGCCATTGCCGATGGCTACCAACTGCTCGCCGAGCTCAATGCGGTGGACGAGAACAACGAGCTCACGCCGATCGGGCGGGAACTCGCGAAGTTGCCGCTGGACCCGAGGGTGGGCCGCATGATCCTGGAGGCACGCGAGCGCCAGTCGCTCGCAGAGGTTCTCATCATCGCGGCGGCCCTGTCGGGCCAGGACGTGCGCGACCGGCCGATGGAGCAGGCCCAGGCCGCCGACGAGAAGCACCGCAAATTCGACGACGAGAAGTCGGAGTTCATGGGCTACCTCAAGCTGTGGAAGTGGCTGGAGGAGTCGCGCGGCGGGGCCCCGCGAGGGGCGGACGTCGCGCCCGGCGCCCGTGAGCAAGCCCCGAAGCTCTCGAACCGCAAGTACGAACAACTGCTGCGCGAGCATTTCATCTCGCCGCGCCGGGTGCGGGAATGGCGCGACATCCACTCGCAGTTGCACACGGTGGTCGCCGAGCACGGGTGGCGCCTCAACACCACGCCGGCGACGTACGAGCAGATTCATCTCGCCATGCTTGCCGGGCTGCTGGGCAACGTCGGCGTCAAGAGCGACGAGGACGAGTGGTATCTCGGGGCGCGCGGCATCAAGTTCTGGCGTCACCCGGGCGTGCACCTGTCGAAGAAGCCGGGCCGCTGGATCGTCGCGGCCGAGCTGGTCGAGACGACGCGGCTCTATGCGCGCGGTATCGCTGCCATCGAGGCGCAGTGGATTCCGTGGGTGGCTGGGCATCTGCTCAAGAAGCAACTGCTGGAGCCGCACTGGGAGAAGAGGCCCGCTGAAGTGGTGGCCCTCGAGCGCGCGACGCTCTACGGGCTGGTGGTCTACAACAACCGACGGGTGAGCTACGGCAAGGTGGACCCGGCGGCGGCGCGGGAGATCTTCATCCGCGAGGCGCTGGTGCACGGCGAGTGGGAGACCAAGCTGCCGTTCCTCGCCCACAACCAGAACCTCGTGCGGCAGGTCGAGGAGCTGGAGCACAAGTCGCGCCGGCAGGACGTGCTGGTGGACGAGGAGCTGATCTACGCCTTCTACGACCAGCAGGTGCCTGCCGACGTGCACAGCGGACACGGCTTCGAGCGCTGGTACCGGGAGGAAAGCCGTCGCCAGCCCAAGCTGCTCATGCTCACGAAGGAAGAGCTGATGCGCCACGAGGCGGCGGGCATCACGACGGCGGCCTTCCCGAAGACGATCCGGCTCGGCGGTGTCGACTGCTCTGCGACCTACCTGCACGATCCCGGCGACCCGAAGGACGGGGTGACCGTGACCGTGCCGATCTACGCGCTCAACCAGGTGAGCGAGGAGCGCTGCGAGTGGCTCGTGCCCGGCATGCTGAAGGACAAGGTGCTCGCGCTGCTCAAGAGCCTGCCTCAGAAGCCGCGTGCGCGACTGGTGCCGCTGCCCGAGTTCGCGGACGCGTTCCTGTCCAGTGTGCCGTTCGGGCAGGGCAGCCTGATCGAGGCGCTGCTCAAGGCCGTGCGCGAACGCTCCCAGCTCGACGTCAAGCGCGCCGACTTCAAGCTCGAGACGCTGAGCCCGCACCTGTTCATGAACTTCCGCGTGGTGGACGAGCATGGACGCCAGTTGGGCATGGGGCGGCAGCTCGCCACCCTGAAGGCCGAACTGGGCGGGCAGGCGCGCAGCGCGTTCCAGGCGTTGGCAGCGCTCAAGGTCGCGGGCCTGAAGCCGGCGGCCGACGTGCCCGAGGCGGCGCCCGCCGCGAAGCGCCCGGCCTCGCCGCCCTCGTCGTCCTCGAAGGCGGGCGGCACCTCTGTGCCCGCCGGGGCCGCCGAGGCCGCCGGGGCCGCGGTTGCTCGCGCGCCAGCCGCGGGCGCGACGAGCGCGCGCCACACGGCGTGGACCTTCGGCGAGTTGCCCGAGCTGATGGAGATCGGCCGCATGGTCGGTTTCCCGGCGGTGGTGGACAAGGGCACGCATGTCGAGATCGAGGTGTTCGACGAACCCGAGGTGGCCGCCGCGCGACACCGCGCGGGGCTGCGCCGGCTCGTGGCGCTGCAGATCCGCGAGCCGCTCAAGTACCTGGAGAAGAACCTGCCCGACTTGCAGAAGATGGCGGTGGCCTACATGGGGCTGGGCACGGCCGAGGAATTGCGCGACCAGATCATCGAGGTGGCGATGGACCGCGCGTTCCTGCAGGAGCCCTTGCCGCATGACGAGGCGAGCTTCAAGGCGAGGGTGGACGAAGGGCGCACCCGGCTCAATCTGATCGCCCAGGAAGTGGCCCGGCTCGCCGGCGCCATCCTGGCCGAATACCAGGCCGCCGCGCGCAAGCTGAAGGACGCGCGCCCCCCCAAGGAGGTGGCGGACGACGTGGCGGCGCAGTTGCAGCGTCTGATGCCCAAGCGCTTCCTGGCCGGGGCGCCCTATGCGCAGCTGCAGCACTACCCCCGCTACCTCAAGGCTGTGCAGATGCGGCTGGACAAGCTGCGCAGCGATCCGGCCCGGGACGCGCAGCGCATGGCCGAACTGCGGCCCCTGGAGCAGCGGTATCTGCGCCGCCTCGCGGAGCTCAAGGGCCAGCACGACTCGCGTTTGGAGGAATTCCGCTGGTTGCTGGAGGAGTTGCGGGTGAGCCTCTTCGCGCAGGAGCTGCGCACACCTCAACCGGTGTCCGCCAAGCGGCTCGAGAAGGTCTGGGCGCAGATCTCGACCTGA